The following are encoded in a window of Rhizobium sp. 11515TR genomic DNA:
- a CDS encoding AEC family transporter, with the protein MADIVNLLLPFFGLILIGYVAARVTKQPAEALGWLNTFIIYAALPALFFKLVSQTPIEQLTRIDFIATDIAATYSIFLLLFLIGRFLRRNSLADSTIQAFAGAYGNIGYMGPGLALLALGEKAAVPVALIVCFENALHFIVAPALMALEGGDKRSPWRVAADIARKVLLHPFILSTALGFVVAALSLHQPIAFERFVNYLAQAAAPCALFAMGVTLALRPLRRVPVEIGYIVPAKLILHPLVVYVVLKAVGGFDPIWIEAAVLLAALPTATNVFVIGQQYGVWQERASATILVTTACSVVTVSLVLYLIKSGTLPAQLFT; encoded by the coding sequence ATGGCTGATATTGTTAATCTGCTGCTGCCATTTTTCGGCCTGATCCTGATCGGTTATGTCGCCGCACGTGTTACAAAGCAGCCGGCAGAAGCGCTCGGCTGGCTGAATACGTTCATCATCTACGCGGCATTGCCGGCGCTGTTCTTCAAGCTCGTTTCGCAGACGCCGATCGAGCAGCTGACTCGGATAGACTTCATCGCCACCGATATCGCTGCGACCTATTCGATTTTCCTGCTCCTGTTCCTGATCGGCCGTTTCCTGCGCCGCAATTCGCTTGCCGACAGCACCATCCAGGCCTTTGCTGGCGCCTACGGCAATATCGGCTATATGGGACCGGGCCTTGCGCTGCTGGCGCTTGGCGAAAAGGCGGCTGTTCCGGTAGCGCTGATCGTATGCTTTGAAAACGCACTGCATTTCATCGTCGCGCCCGCCCTGATGGCGCTGGAAGGCGGCGATAAGCGCTCGCCATGGCGCGTTGCCGCCGATATCGCCCGGAAGGTGCTGCTGCACCCTTTCATCCTGTCGACAGCGCTGGGTTTTGTCGTAGCTGCGTTATCGCTGCATCAACCGATCGCCTTCGAGCGATTTGTCAATTATCTCGCGCAAGCGGCTGCGCCTTGTGCCCTATTCGCCATGGGAGTAACGCTCGCGCTGCGTCCGCTGAGGCGGGTTCCAGTCGAGATCGGCTATATCGTCCCGGCAAAGCTCATCCTGCATCCATTGGTCGTCTATGTCGTTCTGAAAGCTGTCGGCGGCTTTGATCCGATCTGGATCGAGGCGGCCGTATTGCTGGCGGCGTTGCCGACGGCAACGAACGTCTTCGTCATCGGCCAGCAATATGGTGTCTGGCAGGAGAGGGCCTCCGCCACCATCCTGGTCACCACGGCCTGTTCCGTGGTGACGGTTTCGCTGGTGCTCTATCTGATAAAGTCCGGCACCTTACCGGCGCAGCTTTTCACGTAA